One genomic window of Fusarium fujikuroi IMI 58289 draft genome, chromosome FFUJ_chr01 includes the following:
- a CDS encoding related to low affininty zinc transporter yields the protein MSAHLEVPRGESWASIPTDLILAELKRRKDDGDKPECGSRTKGSYDTSAHVFALILILTLSTLACAFPLFSRRTMRGRGQKTVIFYCQHIGTGVLLATAFVHLLPTAFESMTDPCLPDFFSKGYTPFPGFVAMISAIIVVGIESYLTARGAGHSHSHNHGYFDSDDEHESELPMMDAAGLSERRHGPRPPDIHLENMESQGLVAGVSPLPGSSPLVGQEGKKLNDDFNDDDSDLDLDMEELEPAGSSSTRHRHGPYASLKPEGAGAEEEPMTPMTPMSPGPHNPEEQQRKLLQCLLLEAGILFHSVFIGMAISVATGPAFVVFLVAISFHQTFEGLALGSRIAAIQFPRKSLRPWLMVLAYGTTTPIGQAIGLIVHRMYDPKSAGGLLVVGFMNAVSSGLLLYAGLVQLLAEDFLTEKSYKILKGKRRLQAYMAVCAGALLMAAVGAFA from the exons ATGAGCGCCCACTTAGAGGTGCCCCGAG GAGAGTCGTGGGCTTCAATCCCAACAGACTTGATTCTCGCCGAGTTGAAGCGTCGCAAAGATGATGGCGACAAACCAGAATGCGGTTCGAGAACAAAGGGCTCTTATGATACTTCGGCGCATGTATTTGCATTGATACTGATCTTGACCCTCAGCACGTTGG CATGCGCATTCCCTCTTTTCTCGCGACGAACGATGCGCGGCCGAGGCCAAAAAACCGTGATATTCTATTGCCAGCACATTGGAACCGGTGTCCTTCTGGCAACGGCCTTTGTCCACCTCCTCCCGACCGCTTTCGAGTCCATGACCGACCCCTGCCTCCCCGATTTCTTTAGCAAAGGATATACGCCGTTCCCAGGTTTCGTGGCTATGATTTCTGCTATCATTGTCGTCGGCATCGAATCGTACCTCACGGCCCGAGGAGCTGGTCACTCCCACTCCCACAACCATGGGTATTTTGACTCTGACGATGAACACGAGAGTGAGCTGCCCATGATGGACGCAGCTGGACTGTCCGAAAGGAGACACGGACCGCGACCACCGGATATTCACCTTGAGAACATGGAGAGTCAGGGGCTAGTTGCTGGCGTGTCACCACTCCCAGGATCTTCACCTCTGGTGGGACAGGAGGGCAAGAAGCTTAACGATGATTTCAACGATGACGACTCGGATCTTGACTTGGatatggaagagcttgaaccGGCTGGGTCAAGCAGCACGAGACATCGACATGGGCCTTATGCGTCGCTCAAGCCCGAGGGAGCTGGGGCCGAGGAGGAGCCTATGACACCTATGACGCCAATGTCTCCTGGACCACATAACCCCGAAGAGCAACAAAGAAAGCTACTACAATGTCTTTTGCTCGAGGCCGGAATTCTCTTCCACAGCGTCTTCATCGGTATGGCCATCTCTGTCGCGACCGGCCCCGCCTTCGTAGTTTTCCTTGTCGCTATCAGCTTCCACCAAACCTTCGAAGGCCTCGCCCTTGGCAGCCGCATCGCCGCGATTCAGTTCCCCCGCAAATCTCTCCGTCCATGGCTCATGGTTCTCGCCTATGGTACCACAACACCAATCGGCCAAGCAATTGGTCTTATTGTGCATCGTATGTACGACCCCAAGAGCGCAGGAGGTCTGCTCGTGGTTGGCTTCATGAACGCCGTGTCATCGGGACTGCTCCTGTATGCTGGCCTTGTGCAACTGTTGGCGGAGGACTTTTTGACAGAGAAGAGTTACAAGATTTTGAAGGGCAAGAGGAGGTTGCAGGCCTATATGGCTGTTTGTGCCGGTGCACTCTTGATGGCTGCCGTTGGAGCATTTGCCTAG
- a CDS encoding related to beta-glucosidase, translating into MASVDIQSILSSLTLEEKISLLAGKDLWETVPISSKGVPHVKVSDGPNGARGAAFAGGTSAACFPAACLMASTFDVNLAKRIGTALAEETHSKGARCLLAPTMCLHRHPLGGRNFESFSEDPFLTGKMAARVVEGLQDKGVSATIKHFAANEQETERLTVDETISERTLRELYLRPFEITIKEANPWAVMTSYNQVNGHHADSNEFLLKKVLRGDWGWDGLVMSDWGGVNSTAESLEAGLDLEMPGPTRWRKTEDVIAAIKAGKTSEETINERAKRVLKFLERLNCFKDPSIPDERAINNPKHQALIREAGSKGIVLLKNQDNVLPLSKDKVKGKKIALLGHAKIGLAHGGGSASVNAHYKVTPWDALHEALGDSAEFSYAKGAHTFRMLPPIAENVVDLDGNPGFTFKIFEPGNPEPIEVRPAHPDSEVSVLSGFGFSNKDVTLEGTFTAQETAKYYFTASGLGPSKLIIDGKVVFEQKENSKDAMGFLFGGDNPPEFKVSLEAGRKYKLAMHTSPPAAKDGEDLDLGILEGRCGLRVGYMSEAEHDRDLLSEAVDVAKDADYAIIFTGHEPFWETEGQDQVSFNLPKDGSQDRLIAKVAEANPNTIVVNSTGVAIAMPWLEKIQGLVQTWFPGQEAGNSIADVLTGAQTPEGHLTCTFPKKLEDCPAYGNFPGKHVDGRLRVTYGEGVFIGYRYFDCLSADKVNFPFGFGLSYTTFDYSDLEVKESSGEYTVSVKVSNTGKVVGAIAVQVYVGAAETAKGDPLKQLAAFEKVTLKPGESTKVEIPVRTRDFAFFDESAKKWVVKGGDYKFMIGRSAGDIALESKIAVEEKSFDP; encoded by the exons ATGGCCTCTGTTGATATCCAGTCCATCCTCTCTTCCCTCActcttgaggagaag ATCTCACTCCTCGCTGGAAAGGACCTTTGGGAGACAGTCCCCATTTCCTCCAAGGGCGTTCCTCATGTCAAGGTCTCAGATGGTCCCAATGGCGCTCGAGGAGCTGCCTTTGCTGGTGGTACATCAGCTGCTTGCTTCCCTGCCGCTTGTTTGATGGCATCAACCTTTGATGTCAACCTTGCCAAGAGGATCGGCACCGCCCTCGCCGAGGAAACCCACTCCAAGGGTGCCCGGTGTCTTCTTGCGCCTACCATGtgccttcatcgtcatccccTGGGCGGTCGCAACTTTGAGTCGTTCTCAGAGGATCCTTTCCTGACCGGCAAGATGGCCGCTAGAGTCGTGGAGGGTCTTCAAGACAAGGGTGTTTCAGCTACCATCAAGCACTTTGCTGCTAACGAGCAGGAGACTGAGCGCTTGACTGTCGATGAAACCATTAGCGAGAGAACGTTGCGAGAACTTTACCTCCGACCATTTGAGATCACAATTAAGGAGGCCAACCCCTGGGCTGTGATGACTTCTTACAACCAGGTCAACGGACACCATGCTGACTCGAACGAGTTCCTGCTCAAGAAAGTCCTCCGAGGCGACTGGGGATGGGATGGTCTCGTTATGAGCGACTGGGGTGGTGTCAACTCTACCGCCGAGTCTCTCGAAGCTGGTCTGGATCTCGAAATGCCTGGTCCTACCCGTTGGAGGAAGACCGAGGATGTCATCGCGGctatcaaggctggcaagactTCCGAGGAGACCATCAACGAGCGTGCAAAGCGTGTgctcaagttcctcgagcGTCTCAACTGCTTCAAGGACCCCAGCATCCCTGACGAGAGGGCTatcaacaaccccaagcACCAAGCTCTTATCCGAGAAGCTGGTTCCAAGGGTATCGTACTACTAAAGAACCAAGACAATGTCCTTCCTTTGTCGaaggacaaggtcaagggcaagaagattgcCCTGCTAGGCCATGCCAAGATTGGTCTCGCCCATGGTGGCGGCAGTGCGTCTGTCAACGCCCACTACAAGGTCACCCCCTGGGATGCTCTTCACGAAGCTCTCGGTGACAGTGCAGAGTTCTCTTATGCTAAGG GAGCTCACACATTCCGCATGCTTCCCCCTATCGCCGAGAACGTTGTTGACCTGGACGGCAACCCCGGTTTCActttcaagatcttcgagCCTGGCAACCCGGAGCCTATTGAAGTCCGACCTGCTCATCCCGACTCTGAAGTGTCCGTTCTGAGCGGCTTTGGTTTCAGCAACAAGGATGTCACCCTCGAGGGTACCTTCACAGCCCAGGAGACCGCCAAGTACTACTTTACCGCTTCGGGTCTAGGACCCAGCAAGCTTATCATCGACGGTAAGGTCGTCTTCGAGCAGAAGGAGAACTCCAAGGATGCGATGGGTTTCCTGTTCGGCGGCGATAACCCTCCTGAGTTCAAGGTCTCCTTGGAGGCGGGACGCAAGTATAAGCTCGCCATGCACACCTCACCCCCTGCTGCTAAGGACGGagaggatcttgatcttggcattTTGGAAGGACGATGTGGTCTGCGAGTAGGATACATGTCCGAGGCGGAGCATGACCGTGACCTCCTCTCGGAAGCTGTCGATGTTGCCAAGGACGCCGACTATGCCATTATCTTCACTGGTCATGAGCCATTCTGGGAGACTGAAGGCCAGGACCAAGTTAGCTTTAACCTGCCCAAGGATGGTAGTCAGGACCGCCTGATCGCCAAGGTTGCTGAGGCCAATCCCAACACCATTGTCGTCAACTCGACTGGTGTCGCCATTGCTATGCCCTGGTTGGAAAAGATCCAGGGTCTTGTCCAGACGTGGTTCCCTGGCCAGGAGGCTGGTAACTCTATCGCAGATGTGCTGACAGGTGCCCAAACCCCTGAAGGCCACCTTACCTGCACATTCCCTAAGAAGCTCGAGGACTGCCCTGCATATGGCAACTTTCCTGGAAAGCACGTTGACGGCAGGCTGAGGGTGACATACGGTGAAGGTGTCTTCATCGGCTACCGCTACTTCGATTGTCTTTCTGCCGACAAGGTCAACTTCCCCTTCGGTTTCGGTCTCTCGTACACCACATTCGACTACTCCGATCTGGAGGTCAAGGAGTCTAGCGGTGAATACACTGTCAGCGTCAAGGTTTCCAACACGGGCAAGGTCGTCGGCGCCATCGCTGTGCAAGTCTATGTGGGAGCCGCTGAGACTGCTAAGGGCGATCCTCTGAAGCAATTGGCTGCCTTCGAGAAGGTTACGCTGAAACCTGGTGAGAGCACAAAGGTCGAGATACCTGTTCGTACTCGTgactttgctttctttgatGAGTCGGCAAAGAAGTGGGTGGTTAAGGGTGGTGATTACAAGTTTATGATTGGAAGATCTGCTGGTGATATCGCTCTGGAGTCAAAGATTGCTGTCGAGGAGAAATCATTCGACCCATGA
- a CDS encoding related to C6 zink-finger protein PRO1A, with the protein MFRHLMSSKVRSNAGCWTCRLRRKKCDEKRPVCDSCGALEISCFFDEEKPEWMDGGPKQKAMAEKIKAQVKKQASQRRDRKYMEMLEAGTRNVTLQNEDQSQRQPHDAAMSAASDTDPASGHEFGSTPASSNTSGASPPDMPWHSHFVVPAEDSSSSTGASTEIHFIMIYLDYVFPYLFPFYRPPILAGGRGWVLDVLQSNKSVWHTAVSLTSYFFSIVMANGAVEHQECTNRMVHQLQSQLEMGLRELQREMTAVNHKVSCAGVRDRLLVLQAILQMLIFEVSTSNKDHWKMHLDAAITMFQQILPQSEKWGETLEALYSYRWPPPEMGIRRPFSTNQAALRFFTANVLYIDVISSITLEQAPRLQKYQDNIMPSCKTYTTPQEVRISGSLFMEDYVGLNNWVVQIIGDIAALDAWKKEQKKKNSLSINELVQRGKIMEDALKGGLSVIEAQIQASGPFFDPVISVVANPTQNYGYGVDTKQAPGLAVNNMIWLQAALTYLHVVISGWQPSCPEIQASVSRMTELLTTLPPNVCLRTLVWPFCIAGCLSPPEDEDRYRAMVERLGPVSVFGTIREALEVMEKVWSRRDQIDESWDVAKCLQILGHGVLLI; encoded by the coding sequence ATGTTTCGCCATCTCATGTCGTCAAAGGTGCGCTCCAACGCAGGCTGCTGGACCTGTCGTCTCCGCCGCAAGAAATGTGATGAGAAGCGTCCTGTCTGTGATTCGTGTGGCGCTCTCGAGATCAGTTGTTTCTTCGATGAAGAAAAGccagaatggatggatggtggACCAAAGCAGAAGGCCAtggctgagaagatcaaggctcaggtcaagaagcaggcCAGCCAGCGTCGCGATCGCAAGTATATGGAGATGCTTGAAGCCGGTACTCGCAACGTCACACTACAGAACGAGGACCAAAGCCAACGGCAGCCTCATGACGCTGCAATGTCCGCTGCATCCGACACGGATCCTGCTTCGGGTCATGAGTTTGGATCGACACCTGCTTCTAGCAACACCAGCGGCGCCTCCCCCCCTGATATGCCATGGCACAGTCACTTCGTTGTCCCGGCCGAAGATTCCAGTAGCTCAACTGGCGCCAGTACCGAGATTCATTTCATCATGATTTACCTCGACTACGTCTTCCCTTatctcttccccttctaCCGCCCTCCCATCTTGGCAGGCGGTCGTGGCTGGGTCCTCGACGTGCTCCAAAGCAACAAGTCCGTCTGGCATACAGCTGTGTCCCTTACTTCGtacttcttcagcatcgtcatGGCCAATGGCGCAGTCGAGCATCAGGAGTGCACAAACCGAATGGTTCATCAATTACAGTCTCAACTTGAGATGGGTTTGAGGGAACTACAGCGTGAGATGACCGCTGTCAACCATAAGGTATCCTGCGCCGGCGTCCGAGATCGCCTCCTTGTTCTACAAGCTATCCTACAAATGCTCATCTTTGAAGTTTCAACGAGTAACAAGGACCACTGGAAGATGCACCTCGATGCCGCTATCACCATGTTTCAACAGATCCTTCCGCAATCAGAGAAATGGGGCGAGACATTGGAGGCTCTCTACAGCTACCGTTGGCCACCGCCAGAGATGGGTATCCGAAGACCCTTTAGCACTAATCAAGCTGCCCTTCGCTTCTTTACAGCTAATGTCCTCTACATCGATGTCATATCCAGCATCACACTCGAGCAGGCACCACGCCTTCAGAAGTACCAAGATAACATTATGCCCAGTTGCAAAACTTACACCACCCCACAAGAAGTTCGGATCTCGGGCTCACTCTTCATGGAAGATTATGTCGGTCTTAACAACTGGGTCGTGCAGATCATTGGTGACATTGCGGCGCTGGATGCTTGGaagaaggagcagaagaagaaaaactCGTTATCAATAAACGAATTGGTTCAGCGAGGCAAAATCATGGAAGACGCCCTCAAGGGGGGACTCAGTGTCATTGAAGCGCAGATCCAAGCATCGGGCCCCTTCTTTGATCCCGTAATAAGCGTTGTGGCAAACCCTACTCAAAATTACGGCTACGGTGTTGATACTAAACAAGCCCCTGGCCTTGCGGTCAACAACATGATCTGGCTCCAAGCAGCTCTCACATACCTCCACGTCGTTATATCCGGCTGGCAACCGTCTTGCCCAGAGATACAAGCCTCCGTTTCCCGCATGACAGAACTCCTGACGACCCTTCCACCCAATGTCTGCCTCCGAACTCTGGTGTGGCCCTTTTGTATTGCAGGTTGCCTTTCGCCTCCTGAAGACGAAGATAGATACCGCGCAATGGTGGAGCGTCTGGGCCCGGTCAGTGTGTTCGGCACAATCAGAGAGGCGCTTGAAGTTATGGAGAAGGTTTGGTCGAGGCGAGATCAGATTGATGAGAGTTGGGATGTGGCCAAGTGCCTTCAGATTCTGGGACACGGAGTTTTGCTGATTTGA
- a CDS encoding related to cytoskeletal adaptor, whose translation MDINDLKNTVSNLTLYDLKAGFRKAQNAVMNFTEMEAKVREATNNEPWGASSTLMQEIANGTFNYQTLNEIMPMIYRRFTEKAAEEWRQIYKALQLLEFLIKHGSERVIDDARGHISLLKMLRQFHFIDQNGKDQGINVRNRAKELADLLSDVDRIRTERKKARATKNKYTGVEGGATFGGGFSSGSSGRYGGFGSESAGYGGGGSSGGPGNYGGYSGGVYGDGGGFGGQSDDWRGDGAASRSERFEEYDEFDEGERPAASSSRAAAKRPERTPVKKAAEPPKKKEPEVDLFSFDDPAPASSAAPALAPSNTAAAPAQDDDDEFDDFQSATLAQAAPSNNFMQSPAVTSTASSTAQFVAPQPQSAPQQADISHMVSMASISPAPSASGTPGPNYSAFSIPAAPAAQAPKPAAFQQTGPNYFSSVQAQTAKTPTTSAFSGIGSASNAAPSGPTTMANMKPVTSSSAKPAPAAGGDAFGALWGKASGGVKKPETPKTGPAMGQLAKEKSSAGIWGAPAAPSSSGSAPPKTGGSAMDDLLG comes from the exons ATGGATATTAACGATTTGAAGAACACGGTCTCCAACCTGACCTTGTATGACCTCAAGGCAGGCTTTCGGAAGGCACAGAATG CTGTTATGAACTTTACCGAGATGGAGGCCAAG GTGCGAGAAGCAACGAATAACGAGCCATGGGGTGCTTCATCGACCCTTATGCAAGAGATTGCCAATGGAACATTCAACTA CCAAACCCTTAACGAGATTATGCCTATGATCTACCGTCGCTTCACCGAGAAGGCTGCCGAGGAGTGGCGTCAGATCTACAAGGCCCTCCAATTACTCGAGTTTCTTATCAAGCACGGTTCCGAGCGCGTTATCGACGATGCTAGAGGCCACATCTCGCTTCTTAAGATGCTGCGCCAATTTCACTTTATTGATCAGAACGGAAAGGACCAGGGCATCAACGTGCGCAACCGAGCCAAGGAGTTGGCCGATCTTCTTAGTGACGTGGATCGTATCCGGACCGAGCGCAAGAAGGCGCGTGCGACCAAGAACAAGTACACCGGAGTTGAGGGTGGTGCGACTTTTGGAGGTGGTTTCTCAAGCGGTAGCTCTGGCCGTTATGGTGGTTTTGGCAGTGAGAGCGCTGGCtacggtggtggtggtagcaGCGGTGGCCCTGGCAACTATGGCGGATACTCTGGTGGTGTTTATGGCGATGGCGGTGGCTTTGGAGGTCAGTCTGATGACTGGCGAGGCGATGGCGCTGCCAGCCGATCCGAGCGATTTGAGGAATACGATGAGTTCGACGAGGGTGAGAGACCAGCcgccagctcatcaagagctgCCGCCAAGCGACCCGAGCGCACTCCTGTTAAGAAGGCCGCTGAGCCtcccaagaagaaagaaccCGAGGTTGATCTTTTCTCCTTCGATGACCCTGCGCCAGCGTCTTCTGCAGCACCAGCGTTGGCCCCAAGCAACACTGCCGCCGCTCCTGCgcaagacgacgacgacgagttCGACGACTTCCAGTCAGCTACCCTAGCTCAAGCAGCACCATCCAACAACTTTATGCAAAGTCCTGCTGTGACATCGACGGCCTCCTCAACCGCCCAGTTTGTTGCTCCCCAACCTCAATCGGCTCCTCAGCAAGCTGACATTAGCCACATGGTTAGTATGGCGTCCATCTCGCCTGCACCAAGTGCCTCAGGAACTCCCGGGCCCAACTATTCTGCCTTCAGCATCCCTGCTGCCCCTGCGGCACAGGCTCCCAAGCCTGCTGCCTTCCAACAGACTGGACCCAACTACTTCAGCTCTGTCCAAGCACAGACAGCAAAGACCCCAACAACATCTGCCTTCTCAGGCATTGGAAGCGCCTCCAACGCTGCGCCCAGCGGCCCTACCACTATGGCTAACATGAAGCCCGTCACTAGCTCATCAGCCAAGCCAGCACCCGCTGCTGGTGGAGATGCCTTTGGAGCTCTCTGGGGCAAGGCCAGTGGAGGTgtcaagaagccagagacACCCAAGACTGGACCCGCAATGGGCCAACttgccaaggagaagagcaGTGCTGGAATCTGGGGAGCCCCAGCAGCTCCATCTTCCAGCGGCAGTGCTCCTCCCAAGACCGGCGGATCTGCCATGGACGATCTCCTTGGTTAA